The Lactuca sativa cultivar Salinas chromosome 2, Lsat_Salinas_v11, whole genome shotgun sequence genome includes a window with the following:
- the LOC111898578 gene encoding cytochrome P450 76T24, translating into MEYQTLFFVLSSLFPLIIYALTSWRRRNSRLPPGPKGFPIIGNLLEFGDKPHQSLAILSKRYGPLMSLKLGSNTSIVISSPDITKEFFNTHDVAFLNRSAPKAIQLGDFHKYSIVWMEAGDQWRKLRRMTKEYMFSVQQLDASEVLRREKVQELVNHVNQCCIEEKPLNVGACAFTTSLNILSNFMFSIDLAEYGPKSTQQFQDLVLQAMQAGAKPGLPDLFPILHSLDPLELIWSENVYAKKMLAIFDKIINDRLRTRSDGVSTKSNDVLDLLLDQHSSFTQNDMRHLFLTLFMAGTDTTSSTLEWAMSELIRNPEKMKIARLEVDKLMQNNNNGNIQESDISQLTYLQAVIKETMRLHPPAPFLIPRQALHDVAIHGFVVPKNAQILCNVWAMGRDPNIWSDPEMFMPERFLDVKIDYKGQDFELIPFGAGRRMCPGLNLANRMLHIILASLIHKFDWKVVGNTRPQDIDMGEKYGITLQKAEPLMVIPIKL; encoded by the exons ATGGAGTATCAAACCCTCTTCTTCGTGCTTTCTTCTCTTTTCCCATTGATCATCTATGCCTTAACCAGTTGGAGAAGGCGCAATTCGCGGTTACCACCAGGACCTAAAGGTTTTCCCATCATCGGAAACCTCTTAGAATTCGGTGACAAACCCCATCAATCTCTTGCCATATTATCTAAACGTTATGGTCCTTTAATGTCACTGAAGCTCGGAAGCAATACAAGCATAGTTATTTCATCTCCTGATATCACCAAAGAGTTCTTTAACACACATGATGTAGCCTTCTTAAACCGATCAGCTCCTAAGGCTATCCAGCTCGGAGACTTTCATAAATACTCTATAGTTTGGATGGAGGCCGGAGATCAATGGAGAAAATTGAGAAGAATGACCAAGGAGTATATGTTCTCTGTTCAACAACTAGACGCTAGCGAAGTACTACGACGGGAAAAG GTACAAGAACTGGTCAACCATGTTAATCAATGTTGTATAGAGGAAAAACCTTTGAACGTAGGTGCATGTGCTTTCACGACGAGTCTCAACATCCTTTCCAACTTTATGTTTTCGATTGATCTTGCTGAATATGGTCCAAAATCAACACAACAATTCCAAGACTTAGTATTGCAAGCGATGCAAGCTGGTGCAAAGCCAGGTCTACCGGACCTTTTTCCTATACTTCACTCGTTGGATCCACTAGAGTTAATATGGTCGGAAAATGTTTATGCTAAGAAAATGTTGGCTATTTTCGATAAGATCATCAATGACAGGTTGCGAACTAGATCTGATGGTGTTTCAACCAAAAGCAATGATGTTCTAGACTTACTGCTCGACCAACACTCTAGTTTTACTCAAAATGATATGAGACACTTATTTTTG ACACTATTTATGGCGGGAACCGACACCACATCAAGCACGTTGGAATGGGCGATGTCGGAACTGATTCGTAACCCGGAGAAAATGAAAATAGCAAGGTTGGAGGTCGATAAACTCATGCAAAACAACAACAATGGAAACATACAAGAATCTGATATCTCGCAACTCACGTACCTACAAGCTGTGATTAAGGAAACTATGAGACTTCATCCTCCTGCCCCTTTTCTTATCCCTCGCCAAGCCCTACATGACGTTGCTATTCATGGTTTCGTTGTGCCTAAAAATGCACAAATTTTGTGTAACGTTTGGGCTATGGGTCGAGACCCAAACATATGGTCAGACCCAGAAATGTTCATGCCTGAGAGGTTTTTGGACGTGAAGATTGACTATAAAGGCCAAGATTTTGAGCTTATTCCATTTGGTGCAGGAAGGAGGATGTGTCCAGGATTGAATCTTGCTAATAGAATGCTACACATAATATTGGcatctttaattcataagtttgaTTGGAAGGTTGTGGGAAATACTAGACCTCAAGATATTGATATGGGAGAAAAGTACGGGATCACTTTGCAAAAGGCTGAACCACTCATGGTTATCCCTATCAAACTTTGA